The window TGGAAATTCCTGTTCCGCAAAACACGATATCTCCATCCCCTATCTCCCGGGCAGCAGCTACTGCCATCATTTCTCTCATTGTATAGTCTGCCATGGAATACTCCCGAATAGTTATTCTATTTGGATCATCTCCCAATGAGTTGGTCGATTGATCAGGGGTAAGGATTCCAGGGGTCAAGGGTTGGAGTTAAATTGACCGAAAAACAAATTTTTACAGAAAAATTCCTAACTCTTGGCACCGTCTCTTTATATAGACATACTTTAAAAACACTAAGAAGTAAGGGCAGAGAACACGCAAATTTTTATATCATCTGTATCGAGCCGTTTGCATTCACTTGAACCCTTGACCCCTTGGATCCTGGAACCCTATTCTCCGACTAAATTGGAGAAGAACCTTCTATTTCTCTCTTTATCTTCTATCTAGATTCTCCGCATACCCGGTAATGGGATCTGCCTTTATCATCTCCATTCGATCTTGGCCCACCAGATCAAGTAAGCCCTGGTGATTCTTTACACCGTAAATAAATTTTTCAAGATACTTCTGGTAACGAAGATCATCCACAGCATATTCCTTGTAATCATTCAGGTAAACCGGATCGTAATCATAATATCGATAATTGGCTGTTGGAAAAGCGCCAAAAGGAACATGCACAACCGCATCCACACAAAAAAATGGGATCTGGTTTTGATCCGGGTTTTTTCTTAACTCTTCAGATTCAACCAGTTCTTCGCAGGTGACAATAAGATGTTTTGCGGATTTTGCCTGTTCTATATCGGCAAAGGTGAGTCCTTCTATCCTGGTTGTCCCCTGTCGATCGGATTTTTGAACGTGAATGATGGTCACATCCGTATTGATGGCCGGGACCAGGACCACTTGGGTTGCATCGGTCCATGAAATAAAAGGGTTGTCTATCACCGTAAGTTTTTTGTCAGGTATCTTAACATCTGATTTTCTCAATTTCTCGGAAAAACCCCATTTGTCAATAATATCGGTCCCGAGTGAAGATCGAGTCGGCAGAAAAGGGACACCCATGGCACCCGCAAGAAATCGCAAAGTCATTTGGTAATTTGAATAGTCTTCCACGAGAATCGTTCCTTCTGTCACCGCCTTTTTAAACCGAATACATGTGGGTGCAAATCTGCCGCTTCCACCATAGGCAATTTCCAGTTTTGCCACACACCCCGCTCCGATAAGTTCATCAACGCCCTGGCCATTGGAATGGGCATAGAGATGGAGGCCTGTGATACCCTGCCGAATAATTTCATACACCGCAGCCATGGGGTTCCGGTTAATGGTGAATCCACCAATGGAAATATGGCTGTCATTGGTAATATACTGCTTTATGGCCTCCGACAGGTCCATTACTTTGTCAAACCCGGTGTTCATAAAAAGACTTCTCCTTTTTTTTTAACAACACGCCTACATAACAAAACCGGTAAATAAAGACACCTGGTGGAATTCATTGCCGGCAGGTCATCAATCTATAAACCCGATTCTGCAATCCACGCTTCCAGTGTCACCGGTTTAGCAATAAATCCGGATACGGGCTTCCATTCACATTGAGCGCTTAACTCCACCCCTTCGCTTATAATTGAAACCGGTCGATCTGAAGAAACGACCACCACCATAATGTGATCATGTTCAGCAGTGAATCTAAGAGCGGAATTATATCTCGCTCCCCGCGATCTGTCCTCCCCGGGAATGGCCCGTCCATCCAGCAGGCAGGCAAAGCCATGAAGGTTTAAATCAGTGGCGATATGCAGGGCACCGTCTATTTTTGACAGTGCTTTGGTCAAATCCAAAAGTTCCGGCTTTTGAAGATCAAGGGGCTTTTCGAGCTTCTGACCTGAAATAGCTATGGATTGCTCATTAAGATCAAGCACAATGGTGCAACCGTGTTTTCGCCTCTCGGCATGGTGAACAATCCCATAGATCACTTTAAAAAGAGTGCCTGCAAGTGATGAATCCATGTCAGCCTCAAGCAGTGCTTCTTCAACCTGGACCAGTTTTGCCTTATGGGTGGTTGATTCAAAACTGCCATCAGAAAAACTGCAAACTTCGCTGCCGTTAAGCTTTAAAAAACCGTGTATCCCCTGGAAATCGGCAGTGATATGAAACTTCGGTATTTCTCCTATGGCAATTCCCACCACCGTTTTTTCGTCAGATACCAGTTTTCGGTCAGAATACTCCACCGCCTGCAAAAGCTTGCGGATGTGCTTAAAATTTTCCAGGCTGGGTCGCTCCATTTCAGGAAATTTCACCACAAATTCCATGTCCTGAATGGTTTTCTTTTCCAGGAAAACCAGTTCACCCCTGGGCCACTGTCCTTCTTCCCTAGTTTTTGAAATACCCATTATTGCATTCAGAATCGGATAAACCCTGATCTGGGTATCCCATCCCAAAATGGCATTCATTTCATCGATTACATAATCACGAACTGCATGAGCTGCATATTCACGAAGAAAAGTGCCTGAAATTCCTGTATACAATTCTTCTTCATTGGCAATATCATGGGAAAAGCGCCAGGCAGCGTGTTCCAGCCACCGTTCGGTGGGACCGACACAGCACAAATCCGGATGATGCTCGGTAAACCACATTTGGTAAAAAACGGAACTGGAACGTCCACCATATGAGATGAGCCCTGCCAACTGCAGATTTTTCTCCGGGATCATATGGCTGAACTTTTTCCTGTCATTTGAAATCCCGGTGTTCATGCGCCAGGCATTGGAACCCAAATATAGTTCTTTGAATTTGGGTTCATGCCCATTAAGAAGATGCTGGGGGTCATAAATGCACACCGGGTCGTGAGGCGTTAGAGCATAAATAACCACGCTTCGGCTCGGACCGGAAAAATGGGAAAGACCGTCACATAATCCATCACTTGTTTCGGCAATACATCGGCAGGTGAATGCATCAGCAGACATTGACTCTCTCAACTAAAAAATGTAATCTTTTTACTCAAGTTTCGCACCCCGGTTTGGCGGAAAATAATGCCCTGACGGTACGTAAAATATAAAATCAAATTTGAATCGAAACGGTTATATTTTTTTCTGTAAGGGGATATGTGGATCATCTATTCCACCTTATCGCAGTGTCCGGATATTTGGGATATACAGTCCCGTTTATATTATTTATCAACGGATGGGCTTTATCCCAAATATCCGGACACGCTGCAACCGATTAAATTCATATCCCCTGGAAGAAAATAATATAACTGTCTCGATTCACACCTTGAACACGAATATGCGCTTTAAGAATTCTGGCTCCACCGTAGATAGGGGGTGCGAAACTTGAGTTTTTATTTTTTAAAAGGGTTGACCACGCTTACAATGGGCGTTCTTCATAAAGCGAAAATATTGTCTATGGCGTATAGCTATCGATCGGATAACATAATGGGGCGTAAAACTCAACTGGCTATGAATATTTGGAGAAAAATACACCCAGAACCGTGATACGGACTTGGTTTGAGTCATGATTTTTTTCAAGATTGTCATAAACTTTCATGGCTGATTGGGCACAGCGAAGCATGAAACCTAAGGTTCGACCTGGGAAATCACCTATTGGCCCGTTATCAGACATACCAATATTATATAGAAATGAACGTTCGGCAGCTGTCTCGTTTCAATGAGATTTGAGCCAGCCCCAGAGGACAGAATCCCACGGCGGCGTTGATCGCCTCTGCCTGCATCGGTTTAACTGAGAAGATAGGGGGTGTGTAGGATACCGATTTTATTCATCGCTCTGGTACCGGGCAAACAGGTGATTCCCCCGGTCGAAACGAACTAAGATTGAAAAACAACTGTTTGTTTCTAATGAATTATTTATAGCTAAAATATAGCTACATAATTGTTGACATTTTTTTTTAATTGCTGGTATGTACTCAAAACAAATTTTGGCATCATAGAACACTATTTTTTCTAAACATCGAGACTTTTAAAAAACGGTAAATGATATTCGACTTCAAGTCGACCGTCCTGAACTTTGAGTCTGTCGAAACAAAGGGGAAATCCCGCTCATCGGAGACGCAAAAATCGGATATAATGTGACGTTTTACAAAGGTCTCACATATTTTTCAGGAGGATGGTAAATGGATTTTGCTCTATCAAAAGAACTTGAAATGCTTAGAAAGGCGGTACGGGAATTTATGACCAAGAAGGTGGCACCGAATGCCGATGAATGGGATGCAAATCATTATCTGCCGTACAAAGAAGCCATGAAACCCATGGGAGAACTCGGCTTTTTCGGAACCGTAATACCGGAAGAATATGGCGGTGAGGAAATGGGATGGCTGGCGGCGATGATCGTCACCGAGGAAATTGCAAGGGTTTCAAGCTCTCTCAGGGTCCAGGTCAATATGCAAGTACTTGGTTGCGCCTTTACTATTTATAAATACGGCAGCGAGGAAATAAAGAAAAAATACATAGAAAAGCTTTGCACTGCCGAATATATCGGTGGATTTGGCATCACCGAGCCTGACGCAGGGTCCGATGTGATGGCCATGGCCTCCACGGCAGAAGATAAGGGTGATCACTGGCTTTTAAACGGTTCCAAGACCTGGATTTCCAACGCCAATTATGCGGATGTCGTCATTTATTATGCTTACACGGACCGGTCAAAAGGTTCCAAGGGTCTTTCCGCCTTTGTGGTTGAACTGAAGAATTTTAATGGTGTCAAGACATCCGGTCTGGATAAGATGGGATCTCATTCCTCGCCGACCGGTGAAATTTTCCTCGACAACACCAAGGTTCCCAAGGAAAATATTTTGGGGAAACCCGGCGATGGTGCCAAAATTGTATTTGGCTCCCTGAACCAGACAAGACTGTCCGCTGCTGCCGGTGCGGTCGGGCTTGCCCAGGCGTGCCTGGAATCGTCAACAAAATATTGCAATGAACGAAAGCAGTTCGGCAAACCCATCGGACAGTTTCAAATGAACCAGGATATGATTGCCCAGATGTCAACAGAGGTTGAAGCTGCAAGAATGTTGGTCTACAAGGCTGCTTGGGCAAAGGATCAGGGAAAACTCAACAACGGGCTGGATGTGGCACAGGCAAAATATTTTGCAGGTGAGGTGGCCACCAAATGTGCCAACTATGCCATGCGAATTTTCGGCGCTTACGGTTATTCCACCGAGTACCCCATAGCAAGATATTACCGGGATGTTCCCACTTATACCATGGTGGAAGGATCGGCCAACATCTGCAAGTGGATTATTGCTCTAGATCAGCTTGGCATCCGGAAAGCAAACAGATAACCGGCAGGTGGGGAATTGCAAAAATCGAACGCCAGAGGTGCAGCCTTCGGCAGTAAGGATCGTCAGTTAGTGACTTGAATAGCAAACTGGCGTTCTGGAAGCCAAAACCTTAATCCTCAGGCGAAACGTTCGTCAAAAGGAGTTTTGTTTTGGATAAAGAGATAGCGGAAAAAACAAAAAAGACCGCCGAGCTTTATTTTAAAGGGGTTAAGGATGAACGACCGTTTGAGCTCTGGCGAAGTTTTGACAAAGATCTTGCTAAGGATCTTTCTTTGTTTATTACAGGCAGGATGTATGCCAGGGAAAAAATACCACATAAAACTCGTCAACTCATTACCGTTGCAACCCTTACCGTACTCTCCCGCCTGGATGAACTGAAGCTTCACATTCAGGCATCCTTGAATGTCGGGTGTACACCGGAAGAAATCGCAGAAACCATATTTCAGACGTTTACCTATGCCGGGATACCAACGGTCAATGCCGCACTCAAGACGTTAAGATCGGTTCTTGAAGAAAAAGAAATATGGCCGTTGACAGATGAACCTTGATGATTTCGCCAAATGAGTATTTTTAAAATTGACGCTGCTTTTATAAAAGAGTATAGAAAATGGTAAATACCCAGACAGGCTAAAGCTGATAAAACAGCCACTACGCCTTCAGCCTTCTAACTAAACATCTGAAAGATCCTTTGGCGATGCCCTTCAAAGAGCTGAATAGACATTAAAAAATATACCAACAAATAAAATCGGGAGTTATGGACTATGAGACCTTATTTTGCAAAAATGACGGAATTTGGACACGAACTGAACAAAGGCCAGATATTAAGCAGTGAAGAAAATGTCAAACAAATCAAGGAAGTAGAGGCTGAGCTTAAAGAAGCTGTTGAAAAGGTCAAAACCGTTGGATTCCCTGAAGAAAAAATCAATGCACGTGGAATGATGACCGTGTGGCAGCGACTTCGATACCTGGTTGATCCTGGCACGTGGTGCCCGTTGCATACCCTTTATAACCCGGCCGAAAACGAGGAAGGGACCACCAATGTTTTTGACGGGCTGGGAAAAATATCCGGCAAGTGGGCGGTGATTATCGGTTTTGACAATAAGATTCTGGCCGGGGCATGGGTACCCGGACAGTACGAAAATATCCTGAGAGCAACGGATCTGTCAAAACGGCTCAACATTCCCCTGGTCTGGCTGGTAAACTGTAGTGGGGTAAAACTAACCGAGCAGGAAAAGTTCTATGCCAATCGACGGGGTGGTGGCACCACCTTTTTCCGGCACGCTGAGCTGGAGCAAGCCGGAATACCCATACTTGCGGCGATTTACGGTACAAATCCCGCCGGCGGAGGTTACCAGGGAATCAGCCCCACCATTCTTTTTGCCCATAAGAACTGCAATATTGCGGTCGGTGGGGGTGGAATACTGAGCGGAATGTCTCCCAAGGGACATTTTGACAAAGAAGGCGCCGAAGCGCTGATTGCTTCTGCAAAGCAGTTTAAGGTCGAGCCTCCTGGTTCCGCAAAGATTCATTATGATGAAACCGGCTTTTTCAGATATGTTTACGATGAAGAAACCCAGGTACTGGACGGAGTCAAGGATTATATGAAGGATATGCCTGCCTATAATCCCAAATTTTTCCGTGTTGCCGACCCCAAGCCCCCGAGGTTTCCCGCAGAAGACCTGTACCGGCTCATCCCCTTTAACCAGAAACAGATGTACAATTTTGACGAAGTGCTGGCACGTCTTGTTGACGGCAGTGAGCACATGGAATTCAGACCCGGTTACGGACCGGAGGTTTATACCGGCTTATGCAAAATCGACGGATACCTGGTTGGCTGCATCGGTAACCGTCAGGGTTTTCTGGGAGAAAATTACCCGGAATATGCAGACTATCCGGGTATCGGCGGAAAGCTTTACCGCCAAGGCCTTATCAAGATGAACGAATTTGTTACCCTTTGCGGTAGAGACAGGGTACCCATTATCTGGTTCCAAGATACTTCCGGTATTGATGTGGGAGACATTGCTGAACAGGCAGAACTTTTAGGACTGGGACAGGCCCTTATCTATTCCATACAGCAAACCGACGTTCCCCAGATGCTGATACTACTTAGAAAAGGAACCGCAGCCGCGCATTATATCATGGGAGGACCGACGGCAAATCGGCATAATGCCTTTACTCTTGGAATTGCAACCACGGAAGTTTATGTCATGCATGGCGAAACAGCCGCAGCTGCAAGTTTTTCCCGCAGACTGGTTAAGGAAAAGGATGCCGGCAGAGATCTGGACCCGATAATCGATAAAATGAATAAAATGGCACAGGAATATCACGACTACTCAAGACCCATTTACTGCGCCAAGCAGGGCTTTGCTGATGAAATTTCAACCATGAGTGATATGCGGAAATATTTGGCTGCTTTTGCAGGCGCCCTTTACCAGAACCCGAAATCGATCTGCCCCCTTCACCAGATGCTTTTACCAAGAAGTATTAAGGGATAAGGTTGAAGGCTGTTGGGGGAAGGTGCTTTTAAAGCCTTGTTCAGTGTAAAATCATGTTCCGCCAAAGTACGGCAATCGTGCCCTTTATACCCCTTCAGTCTAAGCCCCTTCAACCCTGCAAAAATGGAAAACCGGAAAAAAGCCCAACACTTGGTGCAGCTGGATGCAAGCGTCGCCGGACCGCTGTTTATGCTGTCCGCAGCATTGTTGTTTACCCTTCTCAATCTTTTAATCAAGTTGATCGGCCCGCAATTTACCATCTGGCACATTGGCTTTTACAGGTTCTTCGGTGGTATCATTGTTCTCTTTACCATCTTCGGACGCCACAGCAATCTTTACCGGGGAAATAACATCCGCCTGCTGATCATCCGGGGGTGTACCGGGTCTGTTGCCTTTATTTCCATAATCACGGCCATTCGTTTGCTTCCGGTATCCACGGCCCTGGTCATTTTCTATTCGTTTCCGGCCTTTGCCGCCATTTTCTCATTTCTGATTTATGGAGAGCGCATCGGAAAACATGAAATCATCTGCATTACCGTGGTCGTGATCGGTATCGGCATTCTGTTTGATTTTCAACTCACCGGTGGGCTTTTCGGGCAGGCCATCGCACTTGTGGGCGGTGCGTTTGCCGGTCTGACCGTCACGTTAATTAAGACGCTCCGGGAGAAAAACGGCCCTGTCATCATTTATCTATACTTCTGTACCATGGGTGCACTGGTGACCTTCCCCAAATTTGCCATGCACCCGATTCTGCCTTCCACACTCATTGAGTGGGTCATGGTTCTGGGAATCATCCTCGCTTCAGTAACGGCACAACTTCTAATGAACCAGGGCTTTTTCTATTGCAGTGGATGGGAAGGCGGGGTGTTCATGTCCAGCGAAGTCATTTTTACCGCTATAGTAGGTATTGCTTTTTTGGGAGATCCCGCCACCTGGCGTTTTTGGACAGGTGGTCTCATGATATTCGGCAGTGTGGTGGCCTTGAATCGGTTAAAATCCAATGGACAAAAAATTCCAAACCTTAAGGATTGAAACTTGAAATTAGAAAGCGGAAATTCGGGAAGAGTTTACGAGTTGGGTGTTTACAAACCGTCATAAGCGTTATCAGATATAATCCAGCATGACTTTGATAAGGCAATAGTAATAAATTAGCTTTTAAAAAGATTTACCACGGAGTTTCACGGAGAGACACTAAATTTTATTATCTGTGAAAGCTCCGTGTAAATCCGTGGTAAAAATATAAAGATCAAATTTCTAATTTCTATTTTTACCGGTCCGTGAATGGTTACCTATTTTCCTGATAATGAACCAGCCTGTTAATAGAATGAGAAGAATTCCGATCAACAGTACGGAAAATGCCAGCCAGGTAACATAAGTTCCCCGTTTGAGTAACTTGTACGGGTTCAAACTGGCCTCGATGACATTTCTGCCTAATTTTTTTCGATATTTCTCAGGAATATCTGCCAACCCATCACCATCGGTATCCGGAAAGCTTCGGATATACTCCATCACCGCTTTCCACTCCTTAAGCTCTTGAATCCCTGCTTTTTGTTTGTCCGAATCCAACCGCACGGTTTTTAAGTCATCAATGGGATTCCCTTTGCGATCTTTAGGGACGATATCCAGGACATGCCAGGTAAAGTCTCCGATTACCTTCAAAAACGTTGCATTGTAAATGTCGGCCCCAATCCGCAACAGGCTGTGATTTGATTCCGAGTAGTCCAAAAGGTGATAACCGTGTTCTACATCCCCTATCCGAATTTCGGTAATCCGGTCGAATATCATACGATACGGGTTGTAAGTAAACTGTATCCCCGATACCTGCAGGAAGTAGTCGCTGCCCTTCATCGGGTAAACGCTGGTTAGGATCTCTAAGGCTTTCTTTAATTCAGACGGATAAACGTAAATGGTAATCAACGGGTAACCCATGGTTTCAGCATGATCAAAGCCGATACCCAGAGGTATGGCACGAAATACATCGCACACCGCAATCTGGCCTGTTCTCCCTTTGACAATCGGATCCCGAATCACACCGTTGGAAATCATGGAAGCCACAACTTTGGTGGCAGGATCGGCCGCGTTATAATCGTTTTGGTTGATATACCATCGTATGGAATCCGCAATTAGATTTCCCAGGTTGGACTCCTCGGTTTTAAGGTAAAGATCAAAATCTGTTTCAGCAATAATTTGGCTGAAGGTCAGGCCCTCTTCATATAGAATCTGGCGATTGATATCCGTCTTGAACGCTTCAATCTCTTTGGAAACCTCGGTATCGCCCTTAATCTGATCATCAATATTCACCAGTTTGTAATTTTTTAGAAAAACCTGACCGTCATTATAAGCGATGTCCATTACACCCAATTGCTTGCCGTATGCCCATGCCTGAACAATAATGGTGTCGTTGACCAATAACGCCCTTTCTATTTTCGTATGGGTATGCCCGCTGATAATGATATCAATCCCGTCTACCTCCCTGGCCAGAATTTCATCTTCCGAGCGCTTTTTATTTTCCCATAACCCGCTGTGAGACAAACAAATCACCATATCAGCCTTTTCGGTTTCTCGTAGAACCTTAACCATTCTTTGTGCCACTGTAACCGGGTCATCAAAGGTAACCGGTGATGCAAAGGGAGCAACTTCGGCTGCGTTCTTTCCCATTAGGCCGAAAACACCGATCCGGAGTCCCGTTTTTTCCAGCATAAGATACGGTTTGACAATTCCGCGGGTAAATATTTTTTCCAGGGAATCATCTTTTTTGCTTTCTTGGCTGAAAACCGCATTGGAAAGAACCAACGGAGGGATCTGCCTGAATTGATGAGCGGTCCCTAATATTCGTGCAAGTCCGCCCGGTTTCAAATCAAATTCATGATTTCCGAGAGTGACCGCATCATATCCCATCATGCTCAAAAGTCTCAATTCAAAGGAGTGCTCTCTACTGAGCATATGAAACAACGATCCCATCAAAAAGTCACCGGCATCAACAACCAGCACCGGGTTCTGGCGATTTTGTTTAACCGTTTTGATCACAGTTGCAATTCTGGCCAGCCCGCCGATGGTTTCATCATCTCCGCTAATAGAAGGAGTATAGGCAATGTTCGGCGAAGCCCCTAAAAAATGAGAATGCAGATCGTTTGAATGAACGATTGTCAATGCTTTTTCAGCTGATAGGGTTGGTTGTGATATCATCATCAATAAAAACGGCACCAGATAAGTGAATAAACGCTTCATATTAAAATTCCCTACTTTTCTATTTGATGACTTTTATCACCATAAATCCGACTCTGCTTCTTTTTATCAGCAGCTGGATGGTTTCTCCTTTGCTAATTTTTCGCATCTTCTGGTGGTAATCATTCAGTGTTGAAACCGGCCGGCGATTAATTTCCTTGATAAGATCTCCCTGACGGATTCCGGCTTGCTCCGCTTTGCTGCCCTCTTTGACGCCGGTAACAATCACACCCTTTTCGCTTTCCTCATACCCCAATTGTCTTGCTGTTTCCGGATTCAGCTCCGAAGCCATCAGGCCCAGCCCGTTTGAGCTTTCAGTTTTTTTACTGACCAGCGATTCGTCATCCTGTCTTTTGGCTATCTTGATATACAGCGTTTTTTCCCTACCGTCTCTGATTAACAGTATGGCTATCTTTTTCCCAACGGCAATACCTGCGATTGTGCTGGAAAGTTCATGTGCGGTCGGAACCGGTTTGCCATCTATCTTAACGATAATGTCTTTGGCTTTTACTCCCCCTTTATCGGCGGGATCACCTGCAAAAACATGGGTGACCAAAACGCCTTTTTTATTCTTAACCTTGTAGTATTCTGCAAGTTCAGGCGTCAGGTCCTGAATAGCCACACCCAGCCAGCCGCGGGTCACCTCACCGCTCGCTTTCAACTGTGCAACAATTCCATCAGCCATATTAATTGGGATGGCAAATCCGATACCCTGTCCGCTGGCGATGATCGCCGTATTAATACCCACAACCTCCCCTTTCATATTTAAAAGCGGTCCCCCGCTGTTTCCAGGATTGATGGAAGCATCCGTCTGAATAAAATCGTCATACGGACCGGAACCCAGGATACGTCCCTTGGCGCTGACGATTCCTGCGGTAACGGTCTGCTCAAGTCCGAAAGGACTTCCGATGGCCACCACCCAGGTGCCGACTTTGAGAACATCCGAATTGCCCATTTTCAGTGGCACCAAGTCCGAAGAAGCATCAATCTTTATGAGGGCCAGATCGGTTTTGGGATCGCGGCCGACTATCTTTGCATCAAACTCTTTTTCATTTGCCAGTTTAACCTTTATCTGGTCTGCATTTTCCACCACATGATTGTTGGTCACAATATACCCTTTACGGTCAATGATGAAACCAGACCCCAAACTGCGCTGTTTAAATTCCCGTTGCGGATCCTGCCTCATAAATGGCTCTAAAAAATCCCTAAACCGATCATTGTCGCCAAAGGGTTTTCCAAAAAAATGACGAAAGACACGTCCCCCCCCTTTTACAATTTTTACTGTCCGGATATTCACCACTCCTGGTTTGGCTTTTTGTGCCAACTCAGTAAAATTATTTGGAATCATGGTGATCTGATCAGAGGCTTTTGATAATGCCGTATGTGGTGCCAATCCCAATAAAAGCACTACAAAAGATAAAGCCATAATACATGTGGTTATTTTTTTTGCTATTTTCATTTTTTTAACCTCCGTAATCCTGATTAATATTTGGTATAAATCGAATGTGTTAATAACAAACAATTTTAGCATTTTTTACAAAATGTCAATTTATAATGTGGCTACTGCGTCTTTGGTGGTGTTTTTAACCCGGTACATGGTTTTATCCGCCAGAATAAGGAGATCTTTAATGGTGTCGGCATCCCCGGGGTACATGGCAATTCCAAAGCTGGCCGTCACCCTGACCGGCCGGGATTCAGATTGCAGGTAGCTCGTTTCTCTGATTGAAGAGAGAATTTTTTCAGTTTGCTTTTTAGCTTCTTGTTTATCACTACCCGGTAAAATAATAACGTATTCATCCCCTCCGTACTTAACCAGGATACCTTTTTCCGGAAGACAGTCCGTAATGGTCTGTCCAACTTCTTTCAACATTTTGGTGCCAAGCAGGTGGCCGTGAAAATCCACCACTGTTTTAAAATTGTCTATATCAACAAAAACAACTGCAAATTCTGTTTGTTGGGGGATTGAATTTTCAATCAATTCTCCGATAATTTGATGCAAATAGCGTGCGT is drawn from Thermodesulfobacteriota bacterium and contains these coding sequences:
- a CDS encoding carboxyl transferase domain-containing protein produces the protein MRPYFAKMTEFGHELNKGQILSSEENVKQIKEVEAELKEAVEKVKTVGFPEEKINARGMMTVWQRLRYLVDPGTWCPLHTLYNPAENEEGTTNVFDGLGKISGKWAVIIGFDNKILAGAWVPGQYENILRATDLSKRLNIPLVWLVNCSGVKLTEQEKFYANRRGGGTTFFRHAELEQAGIPILAAIYGTNPAGGGYQGISPTILFAHKNCNIAVGGGGILSGMSPKGHFDKEGAEALIASAKQFKVEPPGSAKIHYDETGFFRYVYDEETQVLDGVKDYMKDMPAYNPKFFRVADPKPPRFPAEDLYRLIPFNQKQMYNFDEVLARLVDGSEHMEFRPGYGPEVYTGLCKIDGYLVGCIGNRQGFLGENYPEYADYPGIGGKLYRQGLIKMNEFVTLCGRDRVPIIWFQDTSGIDVGDIAEQAELLGLGQALIYSIQQTDVPQMLILLRKGTAAAHYIMGGPTANRHNAFTLGIATTEVYVMHGETAAAASFSRRLVKEKDAGRDLDPIIDKMNKMAQEYHDYSRPIYCAKQGFADEISTMSDMRKYLAAFAGALYQNPKSICPLHQMLLPRSIKG
- a CDS encoding acyl-CoA dehydrogenase family protein encodes the protein MDFALSKELEMLRKAVREFMTKKVAPNADEWDANHYLPYKEAMKPMGELGFFGTVIPEEYGGEEMGWLAAMIVTEEIARVSSSLRVQVNMQVLGCAFTIYKYGSEEIKKKYIEKLCTAEYIGGFGITEPDAGSDVMAMASTAEDKGDHWLLNGSKTWISNANYADVVIYYAYTDRSKGSKGLSAFVVELKNFNGVKTSGLDKMGSHSSPTGEIFLDNTKVPKENILGKPGDGAKIVFGSLNQTRLSAAAGAVGLAQACLESSTKYCNERKQFGKPIGQFQMNQDMIAQMSTEVEAARMLVYKAAWAKDQGKLNNGLDVAQAKYFAGEVATKCANYAMRIFGAYGYSTEYPIARYYRDVPTYTMVEGSANICKWIIALDQLGIRKANR
- a CDS encoding CoA-transferase is translated as MNTGFDKVMDLSEAIKQYITNDSHISIGGFTINRNPMAAVYEIIRQGITGLHLYAHSNGQGVDELIGAGCVAKLEIAYGGSGRFAPTCIRFKKAVTEGTILVEDYSNYQMTLRFLAGAMGVPFLPTRSSLGTDIIDKWGFSEKLRKSDVKIPDKKLTVIDNPFISWTDATQVVLVPAINTDVTIIHVQKSDRQGTTRIEGLTFADIEQAKSAKHLIVTCEELVESEELRKNPDQNQIPFFCVDAVVHVPFGAFPTANYRYYDYDPVYLNDYKEYAVDDLRYQKYLEKFIYGVKNHQGLLDLVGQDRMEMIKADPITGYAENLDRR
- a CDS encoding DNA integrity scanning protein DisA nucleotide-binding domain protein, producing MSADAFTCRCIAETSDGLCDGLSHFSGPSRSVVIYALTPHDPVCIYDPQHLLNGHEPKFKELYLGSNAWRMNTGISNDRKKFSHMIPEKNLQLAGLISYGGRSSSVFYQMWFTEHHPDLCCVGPTERWLEHAAWRFSHDIANEEELYTGISGTFLREYAAHAVRDYVIDEMNAILGWDTQIRVYPILNAIMGISKTREEGQWPRGELVFLEKKTIQDMEFVVKFPEMERPSLENFKHIRKLLQAVEYSDRKLVSDEKTVVGIAIGEIPKFHITADFQGIHGFLKLNGSEVCSFSDGSFESTTHKAKLVQVEEALLEADMDSSLAGTLFKVIYGIVHHAERRKHGCTIVLDLNEQSIAISGQKLEKPLDLQKPELLDLTKALSKIDGALHIATDLNLHGFACLLDGRAIPGEDRSRGARYNSALRFTAEHDHIMVVVVSSDRPVSIISEGVELSAQCEWKPVSGFIAKPVTLEAWIAESGL
- a CDS encoding carboxymuconolactone decarboxylase family protein; this encodes MDKEIAEKTKKTAELYFKGVKDERPFELWRSFDKDLAKDLSLFITGRMYAREKIPHKTRQLITVATLTVLSRLDELKLHIQASLNVGCTPEEIAETIFQTFTYAGIPTVNAALKTLRSVLEEKEIWPLTDEP
- a CDS encoding DMT family transporter — translated: MENRKKAQHLVQLDASVAGPLFMLSAALLFTLLNLLIKLIGPQFTIWHIGFYRFFGGIIVLFTIFGRHSNLYRGNNIRLLIIRGCTGSVAFISIITAIRLLPVSTALVIFYSFPAFAAIFSFLIYGERIGKHEIICITVVVIGIGILFDFQLTGGLFGQAIALVGGAFAGLTVTLIKTLREKNGPVIIYLYFCTMGALVTFPKFAMHPILPSTLIEWVMVLGIILASVTAQLLMNQGFFYCSGWEGGVFMSSEVIFTAIVGIAFLGDPATWRFWTGGLMIFGSVVALNRLKSNGQKIPNLKD